The region CCGGCGGCGGTGGTGATGTATTCGTACACTTTTCCCGGCAGCAGCAAGGCCATAATTACAGCCCCCGTCAGACCGCCCGCGATCAGGCACAGCGCCAGCAGCGGATACTTGTCCTTCCATTTCTTCGCGAACACCATAGGCGCATCCCCCTCCTGGGCCAGCGTAAGCATCATCGAGGTAATGGCATACAGTGACGCAGTCATCGTAGAGAAGCCGGCAATAATCAGCACCCCGTTGAACAAATGCGGTATGAACGCGAGATGATCACTGCGCAGAGCCAGCACAAAGGGACTCTCCTTGGGGTTAAAAGCGCTAAGCGGCACCATAATCACCGCAAGTCCAATGGACAAAATATACACAGACGCCAGCCCCAGCAGCATCACCTTTCCCGCCTTCGGCGCTTCCTCCGGCTTCTCCAGCCGGTAAGACATAATACCCAGCACCTCAATCCCGCCATAGGCATAGAACGCGAAAATGAAGGCGGACCATAACCCGATGCCGCCGGACGGGAACAACGCCTTATAGCTCATAGGCACCTTCGGCTGAAATTTGGCACCGCCAATCCAGCCCGCTAGCAGCGCAGCCGCAATTACCAGGAACATAAGAATAGCCGCCACCTTGATGACGGCCAGCACGTTCTCCACCCGGTCGAAGCCCTTGTTGCCGAAGAATACAATCCCGAGAGCGACCAGCGCATACCCCGCTGCAAAAATCCACATCGGTACGTCCGGGAACCAGAACCGCGAGAAAATCGACAGCGCCGTAAGCTGGCTGCCCATAATCAGCAGCTCTGAGAACCAGTATAACCAGCCGCTGCCGAACCCGGCCCAACTGCCGAACGCCTGCTTGGCATAGGAGCGGAAGGAGCCTTGCTCCGGCTGCGCCGCCGTCATACGCGCCAGCGCATCGAAGACCGCATAGGTTCCCGCCGCCGCCAGCAGGTACACCAGCAGCACCGCCGGCCCGCCCATCGAAATCGCCAGGCCCGACCCGAGGAAATACCCCGTGCCAATCGTCCCCGCTATGCCCAGCAGGCTAAGCTGCCACCACTTCAGTTTCTTGTCATTCCCCGTTGATCCAGAAGTCTGCTTCATGAACTCCGTCCTTATCTTGTCAGAATTAGAGAGGTCTCTCAGGCTCTATAATTCCCTGCGGGCGGGGATTCATGAATTTAGTTTTCGGGCCAGATGCCCGTAACCGGTCTGGATGCTCTGTAATGAGGTGTAACGGGGCTGATAGCCTATTTCAGCAGCGCGGTCATTTAGCGAATAATAATTATTTTTGGAGCCGGTAATGGAGTTGTAGGAAGGGCTATCTTGGATTTCATACTTCAGTCCATGGTACTCTGCGAAGTAGTCCAGAATCTCGAATTTCGCCGCTGGCTTCAGAGAATATACATCATAGGCCTCATTCCGTACCTCTCCCTGCATACATAGCTTGATCAACTCGACCAAGTCCGCCGGGTGGACGTAATCTCTGACGATGTTGTCGGCTGAGGTGTACAGAATCTCTCCCGTCTGAAGGTGATGAATGATGTCAGT is a window of Paenibacillus sp. FSL H3-0469 DNA encoding:
- a CDS encoding amino acid permease: MKQTSGSTGNDKKLKWWQLSLLGIAGTIGTGYFLGSGLAISMGGPAVLLVYLLAAAGTYAVFDALARMTAAQPEQGSFRSYAKQAFGSWAGFGSGWLYWFSELLIMGSQLTALSIFSRFWFPDVPMWIFAAGYALVALGIVFFGNKGFDRVENVLAVIKVAAILMFLVIAAALLAGWIGGAKFQPKVPMSYKALFPSGGIGLWSAFIFAFYAYGGIEVLGIMSYRLEKPEEAPKAGKVMLLGLASVYILSIGLAVIMVPLSAFNPKESPFVLALRSDHLAFIPHLFNGVLIIAGFSTMTASLYAITSMMLTLAQEGDAPMVFAKKWKDKYPLLALCLIAGGLTGAVIMALLLPGKVYEYITTAAGLMILYNWAFILLSSAKLLGPSLLGGVKRWSGLVLILAAVTGTLFHKLSRPGFYISLLIVALIALSDWIVQHYRSKHGQEAADKEQRTEAHTGSFHSLPGGPGFRIKGIRLRKNKI